A window of the Dongshaea marina genome harbors these coding sequences:
- the nuoF gene encoding NADH-quinone oxidoreductase subunit NuoF encodes MEPILSRNFDQKTPLDLAGFRDRGGYASLNNILGRPRDELLQEVKDSGLRGCGGAGFPTGVKWGFLAKDAPHPVYLVINLDESEPGSCKDRQILYRDPHTIIEGVIASAYVLDADKAFVFVRGEYRSGAEGLEKAVQEAREAGYLGKNILGSGYSLDIDVHLSAGRYICGEETALLNALEGRRGNPRSKPPFPIVSGLWGQPTVVNNVETVSHVPYILTKGADWFKGQGINGGTGTHIYQVSGCVNKPGTFELPMGTTARELIYEHAGGLREGRELVAFQPGGTSTPFMLPEHLDIPLTWDGPSSVGSRLGTGGLIVMDDSICPIDYLINVVDFYAMESCGFCTPCRDGLPYLVHVMKKFEEGTATDKDLALVEELCDTIFPSTHCAHAPGAVMPVQGALKQFRHVFEAHIKNQCCTLQGGQ; translated from the coding sequence ATGGAGCCGATTCTTTCTCGCAATTTTGATCAAAAGACCCCGCTGGATCTGGCCGGCTTTCGTGATCGGGGCGGCTATGCAAGCCTCAACAATATCCTGGGACGCCCTCGGGATGAGCTGCTCCAGGAGGTTAAAGACTCTGGCCTTCGTGGTTGTGGTGGTGCCGGTTTCCCAACGGGCGTGAAGTGGGGATTTCTGGCCAAAGATGCCCCACACCCAGTCTATCTTGTGATCAACCTGGATGAATCCGAACCCGGCTCCTGTAAGGACCGTCAGATCCTGTATCGCGATCCCCATACCATCATCGAGGGGGTGATCGCCTCAGCCTATGTGCTGGATGCCGATAAAGCCTTCGTGTTTGTGCGTGGTGAGTATCGTAGCGGCGCTGAAGGCCTTGAAAAAGCGGTTCAGGAAGCCCGTGAAGCCGGATATCTTGGCAAAAACATTCTCGGCTCTGGTTACTCCCTGGATATCGATGTCCACCTGAGCGCCGGTCGCTACATCTGTGGTGAGGAAACAGCGCTGCTCAACGCCCTTGAGGGACGCCGCGGTAACCCACGTTCCAAGCCTCCTTTCCCCATCGTCAGCGGTCTGTGGGGACAGCCCACGGTTGTCAACAACGTCGAAACCGTCAGCCATGTTCCCTATATCCTGACCAAGGGGGCCGACTGGTTCAAAGGCCAGGGGATCAATGGCGGAACCGGCACCCATATCTATCAGGTGTCCGGCTGTGTCAACAAGCCTGGCACCTTCGAACTACCCATGGGTACCACCGCCCGTGAGCTTATCTATGAGCATGCCGGTGGCCTGCGCGAAGGACGGGAGCTGGTCGCCTTCCAGCCTGGTGGAACCTCCACCCCCTTCATGCTGCCCGAGCACCTGGATATCCCACTGACCTGGGATGGTCCTTCCTCGGTTGGATCGCGGCTTGGAACCGGTGGTCTTATCGTAATGGATGACAGCATCTGCCCCATCGACTACCTGATCAACGTGGTGGACTTCTATGCCATGGAGTCTTGCGGCTTCTGTACCCCGTGCCGGGATGGCCTGCCCTACCTGGTTCATGTGATGAAGAAGTTCGAAGAGGGCACCGCCACCGATAAGGATCTGGCGCTGGTCGAGGAGCTGTGTGACACCATCTTCCCGAGTACCCACTGTGCTCATGCTCCCGGTGCGGTAATGCCGGTTCAGGGAGCCCTCAAGCAGTTCCGCCATGTCTTTGAAGCACACATCAAGAATCAGTGCTGCACCCTGCAAGGAGGTCAGTGA
- the nuoG gene encoding NADH-quinone oxidoreductase subunit NuoG produces the protein MGTIYIDDRPVEFNEGDNVLEATKRAGIEVPYFCYHPALGSVGSCRACAMETVPQKEGERPRVVMSCTIKAAEGMRFKLQDDKPKQIQKNVVEFYMTNHPNDCPVCDEGGDCHLQDMTVLSGHAYRRYDGTKRTAPNQFLGPLVWNTANRCITCYRCVRFYQEYALGDDFGVMGSRNNVSFRRTDDGAFDSPFAGNLITVCPTGTFTDKVFRRKYARTWMLDKGASVCNHCSVGCNIQAAGRQGTLREITPRGNDALNAHFICDRGRYGAHAAEAKSRPLTVYKKGQKLHDADAGKLFKQFLQEGTKGAILGSEREDLQGNLILRQLAREIKVPFSAFADPELEHRTKLAVSHSDNTPSIPEIEKADCVLVIGELTEHAPMMELAVRQALKKQAPVLMLHSAPSILASLLKKHPKSSSKLCPSNLWEQALGKLSATLSSKSKAAEYADWAKALKAAENPVILGVAELMNQQTQQQIAQIAKVLPNSKLGFALPAAGSYAASLLSEANSSEKLLASIENGEIESLLIVGNDPLSAINAPRWNKAFEQIKQLVVIDSVMSETAKRADLLLPAAAHVERSGLNINYEGRIQAFEQSYQREEPLFRPEQLKLSMSSAAQQVIDADLAQLILDKPSAKGPGIRLSFSVVESLLNLDEGNSPVTLADDKGLHLELAHWHGDEQVAGFVEELNSLKPLEKAQLSESLAKSINVGSGDHLTLQGEGGSVALEVVISPQVAPYSIALSRASIACLGNYPGQNIQVAAAGPLFKDACANESQGEAS, from the coding sequence ATGGGTACCATCTATATCGATGACAGACCGGTTGAATTTAATGAGGGTGACAACGTTCTGGAAGCCACCAAGCGTGCCGGTATCGAAGTCCCCTACTTCTGTTATCACCCTGCACTGGGCTCTGTTGGATCCTGTCGCGCCTGCGCCATGGAGACGGTGCCACAGAAAGAGGGTGAGCGTCCCCGGGTGGTGATGTCCTGTACCATCAAGGCCGCCGAAGGGATGCGCTTTAAGCTGCAAGACGACAAGCCCAAGCAGATCCAGAAAAACGTGGTTGAGTTCTATATGACCAACCACCCCAACGACTGCCCGGTGTGTGATGAGGGGGGCGACTGCCACCTCCAGGATATGACTGTGCTGAGCGGCCACGCCTATCGCCGCTATGACGGCACCAAGCGCACCGCACCCAATCAGTTCCTTGGGCCTTTGGTGTGGAATACAGCCAACCGCTGTATCACCTGCTACCGCTGCGTGCGCTTCTACCAGGAATATGCACTGGGCGATGATTTCGGGGTGATGGGCTCGCGCAATAACGTGAGCTTTCGCCGCACCGACGATGGCGCCTTTGACAGCCCGTTTGCCGGGAATCTCATCACCGTCTGCCCGACCGGTACCTTCACCGACAAGGTGTTCCGCCGCAAGTATGCGCGGACCTGGATGCTGGATAAGGGCGCCTCTGTGTGTAACCACTGTAGCGTCGGCTGTAATATCCAGGCAGCCGGTCGCCAGGGCACCCTGCGTGAAATTACCCCGCGTGGCAACGACGCCCTCAATGCCCACTTTATCTGTGACCGGGGCCGTTACGGTGCCCATGCAGCCGAGGCTAAAAGCCGTCCTCTGACCGTGTATAAGAAGGGTCAGAAGCTCCATGACGCAGATGCCGGAAAACTGTTTAAGCAGTTCCTGCAGGAGGGCACCAAGGGCGCAATCCTTGGCTCCGAACGCGAAGATCTGCAGGGGAACCTGATCCTGCGCCAACTGGCCCGGGAAATTAAGGTGCCCTTCAGTGCCTTTGCCGATCCTGAGCTGGAGCATCGCACCAAACTGGCAGTGAGCCATAGCGACAACACGCCATCAATTCCTGAGATTGAAAAAGCCGATTGTGTGTTGGTTATCGGGGAGCTTACCGAGCACGCTCCCATGATGGAGCTGGCGGTGCGCCAGGCCCTGAAAAAGCAGGCGCCTGTGCTGATGCTGCACTCAGCCCCATCAATTTTGGCGAGCCTTCTGAAGAAGCATCCAAAGTCATCTTCCAAGCTCTGCCCATCCAACCTGTGGGAGCAGGCTCTTGGCAAGCTGTCTGCTACCCTGAGCAGTAAGAGTAAGGCTGCTGAATATGCAGATTGGGCCAAGGCACTGAAAGCTGCTGAGAACCCGGTGATCCTGGGAGTTGCCGAGCTGATGAATCAGCAGACTCAGCAACAAATTGCACAGATCGCCAAGGTGCTGCCAAACAGCAAGCTGGGCTTTGCCCTGCCTGCGGCTGGCTCTTACGCTGCCAGCCTGCTCAGTGAAGCCAACAGCTCAGAGAAATTGCTGGCATCCATTGAGAACGGAGAGATCGAGTCTTTGCTGATCGTGGGCAACGATCCTCTGAGCGCAATCAATGCACCACGCTGGAACAAGGCGTTTGAGCAGATCAAACAGCTGGTTGTCATCGACTCTGTCATGAGTGAGACCGCCAAACGTGCCGACCTGCTATTGCCTGCCGCGGCCCATGTTGAGCGCAGTGGCCTCAACATCAACTATGAAGGCCGCATCCAGGCGTTTGAGCAGTCTTATCAGCGTGAAGAGCCACTGTTCCGTCCCGAGCAGCTCAAGCTCAGCATGAGCTCTGCGGCTCAGCAGGTGATCGATGCCGACCTGGCACAGCTGATACTGGACAAGCCTTCTGCGAAAGGTCCGGGGATCCGTCTGAGCTTCTCTGTCGTTGAGTCCTTACTGAATCTGGATGAGGGCAATAGCCCGGTCACCTTAGCCGATGATAAGGGCCTACACCTGGAGCTGGCCCACTGGCACGGCGACGAGCAGGTTGCAGGCTTCGTCGAAGAGCTGAACTCCCTCAAGCCACTTGAGAAGGCACAGCTTTCCGAATCACTGGCAAAATCGATCAATGTGGGCTCGGGGGATCACCTGACCCTGCAGGGAGAGGGTGGCTCGGTTGCCCTTGAGGTTGTCATCTCCCCCCAGGTAGCTCCCTATAGCATCGCCCTGTCCCGGGCCAGTATCGCCTGTCTTGGCAACTACCCGGGCCAGAATATTCAAGTGGCTGCGGCAGGCCCACTGTTTAAGGATGCCTGCGCAAATGAATCACAAGGAGAAGCATCATGA
- the nuoH gene encoding NADH-quinone oxidoreductase subunit NuoH: MSPAIYWVLVIIGMVVTTLVLILASGFTVFAERRLLGLLQDRYGPNRAGPFGMMQAIADAVKLLSKEYFLPGFVDRKLYKLAPVLVVVTVLTSFALVPWTKDYYWAADFNVGLLLILGLSSLHCYGVFLGGWSSSSKYTVLGAIRTIAQLVSYELSLGVALLGVVMISGSFSLSDIVNGQSTWWNVVLQPVGFLVFFIAGIAETHRLPFDMPEAENELTAGFNTEYGGMPFAMFFLGEYLGVVLVSALTTTLYLGGWHGPMAEQWPIMGFVWFAIKTMLLVFFYIWMRASVPRTRWDQLMAFGWKFLLPLGLVNTIATAVIGIIWMH, encoded by the coding sequence ATGAGTCCGGCTATCTACTGGGTCCTGGTGATCATCGGAATGGTCGTGACCACTCTGGTGTTGATCCTGGCATCCGGCTTCACCGTGTTTGCCGAGCGGCGTCTGCTCGGCCTGCTGCAAGATAGATACGGCCCCAACCGGGCCGGTCCCTTCGGGATGATGCAGGCGATCGCCGATGCGGTCAAACTGCTCAGCAAGGAGTACTTCCTGCCCGGTTTTGTCGACAGAAAGCTCTACAAGCTGGCTCCGGTCCTGGTGGTGGTGACGGTTCTGACCAGCTTTGCGCTGGTGCCCTGGACCAAGGACTACTACTGGGCAGCAGATTTTAACGTCGGCCTGCTGCTGATCCTGGGCTTAAGCTCCCTGCACTGCTACGGGGTATTCCTCGGTGGCTGGTCTTCGAGCAGTAAATATACTGTGCTCGGAGCGATCCGTACCATAGCGCAGCTGGTGAGCTATGAGCTGTCACTGGGGGTTGCCTTGCTGGGTGTGGTGATGATCTCCGGTAGCTTCAGCCTGTCCGATATCGTCAACGGCCAGAGCACCTGGTGGAATGTTGTTCTACAGCCTGTGGGCTTCCTGGTGTTCTTTATCGCGGGAATTGCCGAAACCCACCGCCTGCCTTTCGACATGCCGGAAGCGGAAAACGAGCTGACCGCCGGTTTTAACACCGAATATGGCGGGATGCCCTTTGCGATGTTCTTCTTAGGCGAATACCTGGGCGTAGTGCTGGTTTCTGCACTGACCACCACCCTATATCTTGGGGGCTGGCACGGCCCGATGGCCGAGCAGTGGCCAATCATGGGCTTTGTCTGGTTTGCGATTAAGACCATGCTGCTGGTGTTCTTCTATATCTGGATGCGAGCCAGTGTGCCGCGAACCCGCTGGGATCAACTGATGGCCTTTGGCTGGAAGTTCCTGCTGCCACTGGGTCTGGTCAATACCATAGCGACCGCCGTGATTGGCATTATCTGGATGCACTAG
- the nuoI gene encoding NADH-quinone oxidoreductase subunit NuoI, with amino-acid sequence MKITQYIGEITGAFGATIKHAFAKRDTVLYPEVKPDIPGRWRGRLILTHTPDGEERCVACYLCSSVCPAQAITIQGTERAEDERRYPKSFEIDFSRCIFCGMCEEACPTRAIQSTNDFEMGSYSREKLVYKKDDLLVKGTGKYPDFNYFEHAGVPIKGKAVGEGDNERAPVDVYSILP; translated from the coding sequence ATGAAAATTACTCAATATATCGGCGAGATCACAGGTGCATTTGGTGCAACCATCAAGCATGCCTTCGCCAAGCGCGATACCGTCCTGTATCCGGAAGTGAAACCGGACATCCCGGGTCGCTGGCGCGGCCGATTGATCCTGACCCACACCCCGGATGGTGAAGAGCGTTGTGTCGCCTGCTATCTGTGCTCCTCTGTGTGTCCCGCCCAGGCGATCACCATTCAGGGCACCGAGCGAGCCGAAGATGAGCGTCGCTATCCCAAAAGCTTTGAGATCGACTTCTCACGTTGCATCTTCTGCGGCATGTGTGAAGAGGCCTGCCCGACCCGGGCCATTCAGAGCACCAATGACTTTGAGATGGGAAGCTACTCCCGGGAGAAGCTGGTCTATAAGAAAGACGATCTCCTGGTCAAGGGAACCGGTAAGTATCCGGATTTCAACTACTTTGAGCATGCGGGTGTTCCCATCAAGGGGAAAGCCGTTGGAGAGGGCGACAATGAGCGCGCTCCCGTCGATGTTTATTCTATCCTGCCCTAA
- a CDS encoding NADH-quinone oxidoreductase subunit J family protein, whose product MILWSIVLWLACAVSVVCAASLLVVQRPMHGAVYLTTCMLALALVFYLLGAPFLAMMQIILYVGAIMVLFVFFIMLSPLDRTVSFNLKDKRCWLPLILLILMVIEAALIFSHGTPNLAPVELKMIGAHEVGALLFGHYKLAVELVSTLLLAAMVAVIYFARHMQHDEEKS is encoded by the coding sequence ATGATTCTTTGGAGCATAGTGTTATGGCTTGCCTGCGCAGTCTCTGTGGTCTGCGCCGCCAGTCTGCTGGTTGTGCAGCGCCCGATGCATGGTGCTGTCTATCTGACCACCTGTATGCTGGCCCTGGCCTTGGTTTTCTATCTGTTGGGAGCTCCCTTCCTGGCGATGATGCAGATCATCCTGTATGTGGGAGCGATCATGGTGCTGTTCGTGTTCTTTATCATGCTCAGCCCGCTGGATCGCACGGTATCCTTCAACCTGAAGGATAAGCGTTGCTGGTTACCCTTGATCCTGCTGATCCTGATGGTGATCGAAGCTGCCCTTATTTTTTCTCACGGCACCCCGAATCTTGCCCCCGTTGAGCTCAAGATGATCGGAGCCCACGAGGTCGGAGCCCTGCTGTTTGGTCACTATAAGCTGGCGGTAGAGCTGGTCTCAACCCTGCTGCTAGCTGCCATGGTTGCCGTCATCTATTTTGCCCGTCACATGCAGCACGATGAGGAGAAGTCATGA
- the nuoK gene encoding NADH-quinone oxidoreductase subunit NuoK, translating into MNLLSLLAVSGLLFLIGLAIVLVRRQLLFILMGIEVMLNGAVLAAVAAGQYWHSAGGQVMGLFIMLVAGSELAITLLLAMMSYRYLKTTRIDELNTLRDELSQEGELL; encoded by the coding sequence ATGAACCTTTTGAGTCTACTGGCAGTCTCGGGTCTGCTGTTTCTGATCGGCCTTGCGATCGTCCTGGTACGTCGTCAGCTGCTGTTTATCCTGATGGGTATCGAGGTGATGCTCAACGGTGCCGTGCTGGCCGCCGTCGCGGCCGGACAGTACTGGCATAGTGCAGGAGGACAGGTGATGGGGCTGTTTATCATGCTGGTTGCCGGCAGTGAACTGGCCATTACCCTGTTGCTGGCGATGATGTCCTATCGCTACCTCAAGACCACCCGCATTGATGAGCTCAATACCCTGCGTGATGAACTGAGCCAGGAAGGTGAGTTACTATGA
- the nuoL gene encoding NADH-quinone oxidoreductase subunit L yields MKELLWLIPSAPLLGALIIALISGLPTRVYGYIATLSVFVSALVVASLWYNGIWHEPVTQHIYSWLSVGDWQTAINFRIDRFSLIMVSVTSWVGFLIHLYSNQYMENKDGGRRYFAYLNLFVGGMLLFVTSDNLILLYAGWEIMGLCSYALISHYYGKEKNVYAGRKAFVTTRIGDTALALGIFLCFYQFHSVSMQDIFSGAAQANPTILAAICILFMIGAFAKSAQFPLHLWLPDAMAGPATVSALIHAATMVTAGVYLIARTHVLFDLVPDVRWWVALVGSVTLVYAAISALGQNDLKRILAYSTISQLGYMFAAVGIGAYSLALFHLAVHAAFKALLFMGSGAIIDMYGGQSDVRKMGGLYRKQPLLGLCYLAASLALAALPLVTASFYSKDAIIAADFAAPHGGLLATLGLIGAVLTGIYSMRMYFMVFTGKARSEIKPFKMRWGMKLPLIILAIASIGIGFIQMPEGWPGPHLLLHFIDPVLGTPRMPGHISDTILEVIGAIASIVGIWLAWPLVKRELKGRGTGDIKALSKGLYWDDLCQLVFVRPFVMLCDALQLVIEKVVLNSVLSNGVRQLLSVSSGAVSAAQGNFVVRYLMFMVVGVILILGYLALA; encoded by the coding sequence ATGAAAGAACTGTTATGGCTGATCCCATCAGCCCCTCTGCTGGGAGCCCTGATCATCGCCCTGATCAGTGGTCTTCCAACCCGAGTCTATGGCTATATCGCCACGCTGAGTGTGTTTGTTTCCGCCCTGGTGGTTGCCAGCCTGTGGTACAACGGGATCTGGCATGAGCCGGTAACCCAGCATATCTACAGCTGGCTCTCCGTGGGAGACTGGCAAACTGCCATCAACTTCCGGATCGATCGCTTTAGCCTGATCATGGTCAGCGTCACCAGCTGGGTTGGCTTCTTGATCCATCTTTACTCCAACCAGTATATGGAGAACAAGGACGGAGGCCGTCGCTACTTTGCCTACCTCAACCTGTTTGTCGGTGGCATGCTGCTGTTTGTGACCTCGGATAACCTGATCCTCTTGTACGCAGGCTGGGAAATCATGGGTCTTTGCTCCTATGCCCTGATCTCACACTATTACGGTAAAGAGAAGAACGTCTATGCGGGTCGTAAGGCATTTGTTACCACCCGTATCGGCGACACGGCACTGGCCCTTGGGATCTTCCTGTGTTTCTACCAGTTCCACAGTGTCAGTATGCAGGACATCTTCTCCGGCGCCGCTCAGGCGAATCCAACCATACTGGCAGCCATCTGTATCCTGTTCATGATCGGTGCCTTTGCCAAGTCGGCTCAGTTCCCGCTGCACCTGTGGCTACCGGATGCGATGGCTGGCCCGGCTACGGTTTCGGCCCTGATCCACGCGGCAACCATGGTAACCGCCGGTGTATATCTCATCGCCCGCACCCATGTGCTGTTTGATCTGGTTCCGGATGTGCGTTGGTGGGTCGCCCTGGTGGGATCTGTCACCCTGGTTTATGCCGCGATCTCGGCATTGGGTCAAAATGATCTCAAGCGGATCCTGGCTTACTCCACCATCAGTCAGCTGGGCTATATGTTTGCTGCGGTCGGCATCGGTGCCTACTCACTGGCCCTGTTCCACCTGGCGGTACATGCAGCCTTCAAGGCACTGCTGTTTATGGGTTCGGGCGCGATCATCGATATGTATGGCGGCCAGTCCGATGTGCGTAAGATGGGTGGTCTCTACCGCAAGCAGCCCCTGCTGGGTCTTTGCTATCTGGCCGCCTCTCTGGCACTGGCCGCACTGCCGCTGGTTACCGCGAGTTTCTACAGTAAGGATGCGATCATCGCAGCCGACTTCGCCGCGCCTCATGGCGGCCTGCTGGCCACTTTAGGTCTAATCGGTGCGGTTCTGACAGGTATCTACAGCATGCGGATGTACTTCATGGTGTTTACCGGCAAAGCACGCAGCGAGATCAAGCCCTTCAAGATGCGCTGGGGCATGAAGCTTCCACTGATCATCCTGGCGATTGCCAGCATCGGGATCGGCTTTATTCAGATGCCTGAGGGTTGGCCGGGTCCACACCTGCTGCTGCACTTTATCGATCCGGTTCTGGGAACGCCACGCATGCCTGGACATATCTCAGATACCATCCTTGAGGTGATCGGCGCCATCGCATCCATCGTTGGGATCTGGCTGGCCTGGCCCCTGGTCAAGCGTGAACTTAAAGGCAGGGGAACCGGGGATATCAAGGCACTGAGCAAGGGCCTGTACTGGGATGATCTCTGTCAGCTGGTGTTTGTCCGCCCCTTCGTGATGCTGTGTGATGCACTGCAGCTGGTGATCGAAAAGGTGGTGCTGAACTCGGTACTGTCTAACGGTGTTCGTCAGCTATTGTCAGTGAGTTCGGGTGCAGTGAGTGCCGCTCAGGGCAATTTTGTTGTCCGCTATCTGATGTTTATGGTGGTGGGTGTGATCCTGATCCTCGGCTATCTCGCCCTGGCCTGA
- a CDS encoding complex I subunit 4 family protein, protein MLNFLIYFPLIAAALIWLGCRERSELARSLTLATIVIETLVLAGIWIKGLYPLELSMAWVPQLGISYHLRLDGLSLTLATLSALLGIVSVLVSWERIKQWRGFGPLLLATVAGLVGLFEASDLMLFYVFWELMLIPIYFMLCLWGEKNARVAATRFMLVTIAASLLMLLGLIGLYLAHGAQTGTYTFDYQALLQTPIVGEAAPWILATFLLGFGVKIPAFPLHFWAPATYRDSDPGVAILLSGAMANAGAYGLMRFCVPLFPDAVASFAPYGMALGAIGTLYAALLAIRQTNLRSVIAYSSISHMNVVVLAIFAWQLQAINGAVLQLLAHGLSVAGLFAIAGMLADRGRFGPMSEMGGLFKQMPKLGIVFLVYIVATIGMPGLANFSGEVLILAGAFSRSMLWGTVGSITIALSVIYCMRVYGRSMLGPESNSRAVFNDLCSREKAVSAILIIALFWIGLAPNGIVHTIGASMHTLMTIKL, encoded by the coding sequence ATGTTGAATTTTTTAATCTACTTTCCACTGATTGCAGCCGCGCTGATCTGGCTTGGCTGCCGTGAACGTAGCGAGCTGGCTCGTTCACTGACCCTGGCCACTATTGTGATCGAAACCCTGGTGTTAGCCGGAATATGGATCAAGGGACTCTATCCCCTTGAGCTCTCCATGGCCTGGGTCCCGCAACTTGGGATCAGCTATCACCTGCGTCTGGATGGCCTGTCACTAACCCTGGCAACCCTATCGGCACTGCTGGGCATTGTCTCGGTTCTGGTAAGCTGGGAACGGATCAAACAGTGGCGTGGCTTCGGCCCGTTGCTGCTGGCTACCGTCGCTGGTCTGGTAGGTCTCTTTGAAGCCTCAGATCTGATGCTCTTCTATGTGTTCTGGGAGCTGATGCTGATCCCTATCTACTTCATGCTTTGTCTGTGGGGAGAGAAAAATGCCCGGGTGGCGGCGACCCGCTTCATGCTGGTTACCATTGCGGCCTCTTTGCTGATGCTGCTAGGTCTCATCGGTCTGTACCTGGCCCATGGCGCCCAGACCGGAACCTACACCTTTGATTACCAGGCACTGCTGCAAACCCCGATTGTCGGTGAGGCCGCTCCCTGGATCCTGGCCACCTTCCTGCTGGGTTTTGGGGTCAAGATCCCAGCCTTTCCACTGCACTTCTGGGCTCCAGCCACCTACCGCGATAGTGATCCCGGGGTTGCAATCCTGCTCTCCGGTGCCATGGCCAACGCCGGTGCCTACGGCCTGATGCGTTTTTGTGTGCCACTGTTCCCGGATGCGGTTGCAAGCTTTGCTCCTTACGGGATGGCGCTGGGAGCCATAGGTACCCTGTATGCGGCACTGCTGGCTATCCGCCAAACCAACCTGCGTTCGGTTATCGCCTACTCCAGTATCAGCCATATGAATGTGGTGGTGCTGGCAATCTTCGCCTGGCAACTACAGGCGATCAATGGCGCCGTGCTGCAGCTCCTGGCTCACGGCCTCTCCGTTGCAGGCCTGTTTGCCATCGCTGGCATGCTGGCCGACCGTGGCCGTTTTGGTCCTATGTCGGAGATGGGCGGACTATTCAAGCAGATGCCAAAGCTTGGCATCGTGTTCCTGGTGTATATCGTTGCCACCATCGGCATGCCGGGACTGGCCAACTTCTCCGGAGAGGTACTGATCCTGGCCGGGGCCTTCAGCCGCTCCATGCTGTGGGGTACCGTGGGCTCTATCACCATAGCGCTGAGCGTCATCTACTGTATGCGGGTCTATGGTCGCTCCATGCTGGGCCCTGAAAGTAACAGCCGCGCGGTATTTAATGATCTGTGCAGTCGTGAGAAGGCGGTCTCGGCCATCCTGATCATCGCCCTGTTCTGGATCGGTTTGGCGCCCAACGGCATTGTTCACACCATAGGGGCATCCATGCATACGCTGATGACCATTAAGCTATAG
- a CDS encoding NADH-quinone oxidoreductase subunit N yields the protein MTFADLYTLLPIILTGIGGLVVLLLGVWPGVNNAKPAFYGSVVILLATIFYLMVTNNQASEIEQFISIGPVTHNMWLLFSCGGLATILLAQNYKPLEGEIDEIFYSLVMFCVTGTLILSASVNLLAAFLGMELTTLSVLALIAWQPNRKGAIEASIKFALTATLAAVIMLFGIVLIYAGSGTVYLPAIIDSLQQPHALPLLVKIGLGLMIAGIAFDLAIAPFHCWLADVFHGAPAPVMGFIGSIGKIAMLMFLLHLGIAMSEIWQQFAPLLWGMVILSIVLGNLLALRQSNLKRMLAYSSVAHFGYILMAIALIAPTQANHSLVFNGQVLLSASYYGLCYAVMNMVCFAVIALLAQTNPSGDIQGYRGLGRRYPLAGVALAIAMVSLAGFPPTAGFFAKLFVFTQVLAEHHWLITLIAALGAATSVFYYLRVLVIFFSAAPEAASTPRQEGALVVSFGPSAVIVVSAIATIGFGIFANTILNQLI from the coding sequence ATGACATTTGCAGATCTATATACCCTGCTGCCGATTATCCTGACCGGGATCGGTGGCCTGGTGGTGCTGTTACTCGGGGTATGGCCTGGCGTCAACAACGCCAAGCCCGCCTTTTATGGTAGTGTTGTTATTCTGCTGGCCACCATCTTCTACCTGATGGTGACCAATAACCAGGCCAGTGAGATTGAGCAGTTCATCTCGATTGGCCCGGTCACCCACAACATGTGGCTGCTGTTTAGCTGCGGCGGACTGGCGACCATACTGCTGGCGCAAAACTACAAGCCCCTGGAGGGGGAGATCGATGAGATCTTCTACTCCCTGGTGATGTTTTGTGTAACCGGAACCCTGATCTTAAGCGCCTCGGTCAACCTGCTGGCGGCGTTTTTGGGAATGGAGCTGACCACACTGTCGGTCCTGGCACTCATCGCCTGGCAGCCGAACCGCAAGGGGGCGATCGAGGCATCAATCAAGTTTGCCCTGACCGCCACCCTGGCTGCGGTGATCATGCTGTTTGGTATCGTGCTCATCTATGCAGGAAGTGGCACAGTCTACCTGCCTGCCATCATCGATAGCCTGCAGCAGCCACACGCCCTGCCCCTGCTGGTAAAAATTGGCCTGGGCCTGATGATTGCAGGGATCGCCTTTGATCTGGCCATTGCCCCATTCCACTGCTGGCTGGCCGATGTATTCCATGGCGCTCCGGCACCCGTGATGGGCTTTATCGGCTCGATTGGCAAGATCGCCATGCTGATGTTCCTGCTACACCTTGGGATAGCCATGAGTGAGATCTGGCAGCAATTTGCACCACTGCTGTGGGGAATGGTTATTCTGAGTATCGTGCTGGGTAACCTGCTGGCGCTGCGCCAGAGCAACCTCAAGCGGATGCTGGCCTACTCCTCGGTCGCCCATTTTGGCTATATCCTGATGGCAATCGCCCTGATTGCACCTACCCAGGCCAATCACTCCCTGGTATTTAACGGCCAGGTGTTGCTCAGCGCCAGCTACTATGGTTTGTGCTATGCGGTGATGAACATGGTGTGCTTTGCAGTGATTGCACTGCTGGCCCAGACTAACCCATCCGGCGATATTCAGGGCTACCGTGGCCTTGGGCGCCGCTATCCGCTGGCCGGGGTGGCACTGGCCATTGCGATGGTGTCTCTGGCCGGCTTCCCACCAACCGCAGGCTTTTTTGCTAAGCTGTTCGTCTTCACTCAGGTGCTGGCGGAGCATCACTGGCTGATCACCCTGATTGCTGCTCTCGGTGCGGCAACCTCGGTCTTCTACTACCTGAGAGTTCTGGTGATCTTCTTCTCAGCTGCCCCCGAAGCGGCCTCAACCCCAAGGCAAGAGGGAGCTCTGGTCGTCAGCTTTGGTCCGAGCGCGGTGATTGTGGTCAGTGCCATCGCCACCATCGGCTTTGGGATCTTTGCCAATACCATCCTCAATCAGTTGATCTAA